AGATGAAGAACCACCTAAAGATCTTGGAAAGTGGACGGATGTTTGAGCTTTGGGGACTAAATTACTTTCACCTGGTGGACTAATTTAATGGCCTTGGTGGACTAACTAATACAATTTAATTTTTCTAAGGGTTAAATTACTAACATGTTAAGATTTATGGGAAATATGGGGGGGGTGGTCTACAGCCAGGATCAGCCCCTTTGATTCCGCCACTGCTTTCGTGATATCTCTAATGCAAAAACACAGAGAATACTTGGTAAAACCATTCAAAAATACAGTAAGACAATAACATGACCATGAATCTCCAATAGAGACACAATCAGGGCAAGATACAGGATCATCAATTAAATTGGTAAACTTTACTGTTCTGTTAAATTCATTcagtaactgaaattgaaatgagCTTCCCTATGTTCACCCATAATTAAATCAAGCTGGTTTAACATCACGGGCATCTTTCAATTGAAATTTCATGTTAATTTAAAGCAGAAATTTTCCATCAAGATCAGTCTGCTCTAATTCATTACCAAACGACACAATTTTCACCATTGAACAGACTCAAATCATCAAATCAAAGTCTATGAAACTCAATTTCACTCAATTTAGCTTCAGCATAATCAAAAttaaacaatcacacacacacacacacaaagaaGAAGCAGAATTCCTTAATTAATCAATTAAAGAAAGAACAGAGCATGTTTCCCATTAAAATCAGATTAAGTATTAATTCAAAGCTTCAACTATATTAAGTATTAATTTTTCAGTTGAATCTACTATTATTCACCATAGCCaacaaaaaagaaggaaatacacaaaccaaaatcaaaatcaaactaaGAAGAGTAACAACCTGAGTTGCTGAACCCTAACATTACTTTCTCTCTTGAATTACTATGcatcttcttctcccttcttcttCGGCTTCCTGTAATTCTCTTCAATATGTTTAGCCATTACGATTCCAGTATTTACAAGCTTTTTAATGTTAGGAACATTGTAGTTCTGAGCAATATAAATCCCGAATCCCGTACCAAGTATGATCTGAAATCCACTCCTAATTATCCCCATTTCTTGTTTGATTAAACTAACTAGGGTTTTCAAAACAAGAACAAATTAGGGGTTTTCAATTCAAAGAAATGGTTTGTTGAACACTCTAAGATGAAGGGTGAGATTGGATTGGACTGGATTGGAGTGTAGGGgggattttaaaagaaaaacttttcaAGGCTTCTTCTTTTCCCCCGAGCTAGCTTACTTAGGTTACAAGATATGAACCCCTCTCCCCAGCTTCTACTTGGTTtcgttttttttccttcttgttttgaaacaattatttagcaaggctgaattgggggccATGAAAAATAACCAGTAGCCTCATCCAATTTATACCTATCCCATAAAAGATAGAGGGTTTCCAAAATGTTGGTGAAAATACCAATTTAACCTTCTCTAATAACTACCCTGAAAATCTCATTAAGCACTAATCTCGGCCCccaatcttcatttcaatcaaaacttcttctcctcccattcttcttctcctccgctcCCTCCTTCCCACTGTCTCCCATTCCATTAACGAtttctgagaaaaaaaaaatctcaccgattcatcgtcgtaagtgaactaaaaccccctaatctaagttgggtttgtgtttaatttgatttattgattgaaaaattaggttttcaactgccaaattgcagttacagttccagggTCGTTAACCACGATTTTTTATTACTTAACGATTTTTGATCTGCATATTGAattgatgaaaaatcgttaaccactAGGGTAtagtagataacgaccctaaacctggttttctTCCCTAGAATAGTGTCGTCCAGGAATTTCTAAATCGTTAACGATTCTTCTCGACGACTCTTTTTAAATACGAACGACTCTGTCTTATGCAGAACCACCTCTCTGTCCTAAATAGTGATAGGggtcgttgggttctaaacatattaagttaacgactctgtgtgacctaactagctggagtcgtcaattatatcacacttggttgacgatttttcataacctgcaaaatttgcaggtttgagtcgtcaaaggttgtgtcaagtaattggCGACTTcttagagtcgttcgtttattaccctctcAACTTAgcgaccctcactctgagtagttgcatagtgtacataaatcgaccacttggagcatcattcatacaatttgaagagtataggaagtttacctgattgttttgagcttcgggttcttcattttgaggattggttccttcaggATTCctccactggaatcactcatttcaaataaccctaaatTCTCCCCCCAAAACTCaatttcttcctctccacaacacaaaaacacaatttttcttttatcaaaattttatccctaaatatgattttaatctaactaaactaattaaaAATTAATTAACACTCAATTAACATTAATGATTtgggggtagtttagccattttaaaaaaaatgcgataagggataactctcaattactatttcatgaccttttttgtcctatggctagggtccccaattatttttccagAACCCCCAATTCAACCTTGTTATTTAGACAAATTTTTATGTCAATTCGATTACATTTTATCCTATGGTTGTCAATCTTGATGGCTTGGCAACTATTATAACCAAGGCTCCGGAGTCCGGATCTTCTGTCCCTAGAGCAAGAGAACCATGTGCTCTGCGCGAATTGCTAATTGACGTGTCCGTGTTGTTTATCTTTTGAAGTTCTTAACTTCTTATTTTCAATTGAGTGAAGGGAGAGTGACACcgtagttagcaattcggggtacgAGAGTAGTTTAGGACGGCATACATACGAGAATTATACGGATTCGCATAAGCTGGGATCGGTCAAAATGTCGGTCAATTATTTGTTATTCGGAGAGTAGTTCGGAATGGATACATATGTGTATAGTTTGAGTTAGAAATATGAGTTCGGTGTTCAAAATTCGCCACTATCAAATtataaaattttagaattttaggTTGGGATAGTTTAGTTTGTGCtagaaataaaatatataaaaaatatcatCTAATTATATCAACTAGGAGTGGTTATCCTAGTGGTTCATAGGTAGTTCAAGGGAACTAGAGGTCTTGATTTTGAGATCGATTCTCAATTCATGTTTTTGCGGAAAACCACTAGGCGAATTAATACGCCCAATTTCTGTGCGGCACGAATAATTTGGGATCTCCATATAATTCGCGTACCAGGGACGAAGTTTAAGTAATTCGGCTATATGATTCGAATTCGGTCAGTTCTGATACATTCGCGAATAATTtaccgaattactaactaggaatGACACTACCTTTTCTCTCTCCTCTATTTTCTCTCTGAACTCTTCTTAACCCTTTCAACCAGAGCCTTCTCCTACTCAGATCGGCTTccttggagaagatttgagtagGAGAAGCTCAACCCATCTTCAATCTTAGATTAATCTCTTTTATTTGCTTCTTCTACAACTTTTTCATTTGGTTCTTAGGCTTGAACCTGATTGTTTTCAAACAACGAATTCTCGATTTAGATCTAGTAGTATCTTTCcttttacttgtttttttttcctcttattTTGATTTCTCGCTACCTTTGATTTCAGAATCAGTTACAAGATTTATAttctcttttcttagttttgggtTTCTACATATTTAGGTTTGtgtctgtttttttttattttataattaaagATATGCTCAAATGGAAGATAATGGTTCTTTATGGAGAAAAAAGATATCTGGTAACAATCAACTCTATTTAAGGAAAcaaagacaacaacaaacacaagaTCGAGATCATTAGCATATTCATCAACTACAACAACTGGTACAAGACTCCAACGCCGATTCATGCCGACTCATCACGATTCAGACAACTAAAGACCGTTTTAGAAGACCCATGTTACTTAGGCTCTTGTTACTTAGACTCATGTTACTTTAAACTCTGAGATACTGGTATTTCAACCACTCAAAATCATGTTACTTAGATGTACATGGTTGTCATATCACGAGGTTGGATCTGATCAAACtgtcagagcactgctcggtcgaactcgcaagcgttgttatctcaagcttgtttgtcaagtttagtcgatcaaaactatagtcttgatttctagcctacttatagctatgtctcggatagaatgtgtagttgagctttagacttcacgacgttcatcaattgaagatgaagatcgactgaggagagcttggaggaacttcattaacaaaaagtatgtggagactaaaacttatctatcactcagaaatctattatattttatattctaATGAGACTcggtcgtatagctatatagacttttacattatgcacatttgatatttcgagttgagtttatctcggttatctatttctcgaaatatgtgttggaagcctttttctttaactatgttcatcattattcttgacgagttttgtCGGAAATTAAgtcaaaaatgatcatgtgaaaattgtcttgaaatatcttatatgatttgtgtgagacaatcatttgatgtcgacttagaaagttttgtattgatcattcgatcacttgaaaattacttgaagctaatagtttgtgtgagac
The nucleotide sequence above comes from Papaver somniferum cultivar HN1 chromosome 8, ASM357369v1, whole genome shotgun sequence. Encoded proteins:
- the LOC113304752 gene encoding uncharacterized protein LOC113304752 is translated as MGIIRSGFQIILGTGFGIYIAQNYNVPNIKKLVNTGIVMAKHIEENYRKPKKKGEEDA